A portion of the Diceros bicornis minor isolate mBicDic1 chromosome 20, mDicBic1.mat.cur, whole genome shotgun sequence genome contains these proteins:
- the HTR1A gene encoding 5-hydroxytryptamine receptor 1A codes for MDVLSPGQGNNTTSSEGPFGTRANATGISDVTFSYQVITSLLLGTLIFCAVLGNACVVAAIALERSLQNVANYLIGSLAVTDLMVSVLVLPMAALYQVLNKWTLGQVICDLFIALDVLCCTSSILHLCAIALDRYWAITDPIDYVNKRTPRRAAALISLTWLIGFLISIPPMLGWRTPEDRSDPDACTISKDHGYTIYSTFGAFYIPLLLMLVLYGRIFRAARFRIRKTVKKVEKAAADTHLGASPAPQPRKSVNGEPGSREWRQGVENKAGGALCANGAARQGDDGAALEVIEVYRVGNSKEHLPLPSEAGAIPCAPVFFEKKNERNAEAKRKMALARERKTVKTLGIIMGTFILCWLPFFIVALVLPFCESSCHMPTPLGAIINWLGYSNSLLNPVIYAYFNKDFQNAFKKIIKCKFCRR; via the coding sequence ATGGATGTGCTCAGCCCCGGACAAGGCAACAACACCACATCGTCCGAGGGTCCCTTCGGGACACGCGCCAACGCTACTGGCATCTCCGACGTGACCTTCAGCTACCAAGTGATCACCTCTCTGCTGCTGGGCACGCTCATTTTCTGCGCGGTGCTGGGCAATGCGTGCGTGGTGGCCGCCATCGCCCTGGAGCGCTCCCTGCAGAACGTGGCCAACTATCTCATTGGCTCCCTGGCCGTCACCGACCTTATGGTTTCGGTGCTGGTGCTGCCCATGGCCGCGTTGTACCAGGTGCTCAACAAGTGGACGCTGGGACAGGTCATCTGTGACCTGTTCATCGCCCTCGACGTACTGTGCTGCACCTCGTCCATTCTGCACCTGTGCGCCATCGCGCTGGACAGGTACTGGGCCATTACGGACCCCATCGACTACGTGAACAAGAGGACGCCCCGACGCGCCGCCGCGCTCATCTCGCTCACTTGGCTCATTGGCTTTCTCATCTCCATCCCGCCCATGCTGGGCTGGCGCACCCCCGAAGACCGCTCGGACCCCGACGCGTGCACCATCAGCAAGGACCATGGCTACACTATCTACTCCACCTTCGGCGCTTTCTACATCCCGCTGCTGCTCATGCTGGTTCTCTATGGGCGCATCTTCCGAGCCGCGCGCTTCCGCATCCGCAAGACAGTGAAGAAGGTGGAGAAGGCGGCAGCGGACACCCACCTTGGGGCGTCGCCAGCCCCGCAGCCCAGGAAGAGCGTAAATGGCGAGCCAGGGAGCAGAGAATGGAGGCAGGGCGTGGAGAACAAGGCAGGGGGGGCTCTGTGCGCCAATGGCGCGGCGAGGCAGGGTGACGACGGCGCCGCCCTGGAGGTGATCGAAGTGTACCGGGTGGGCAACTCCAAAGAGCACCTGCCGCTGCCCAGCGAGGCCGGTGCTATCCCCTGCGCTCCTGTCTTCTTCGAGAAGAAAAATGAGCGCAACGCCGAGGCCAAGCGCAAGATGGCCCTGGCCCGCGAGAGGAAGACGGTGAAGACGCTGGGCATCATCATGGGCACCTTCATTCTCTGCTGGCTGCCCTTCTTCATCGTGGCCCTAGTTCTGCCCTTCTGCGAGAGCAGCTGCCATATGCCCACCCCGTTGGGCGCCATAATCAACTGGCTGGGCTACTCCAACTCTCTGCTCAACCCTGTCATTTACGCCTATTTCAACAAGGATTTTCAAAACGCATTTAAGAAGATCATCAAGTGCAAGTTCTGCCGCCGATGA